One Thunnus albacares chromosome 12, fThuAlb1.1, whole genome shotgun sequence genomic region harbors:
- the LOC122993291 gene encoding glutamate-rich protein 6 isoform X1: protein MSFPCAPAASLDVSESLCVLDDHTGKRIHEGCPQSVSDPPTHCIGAAGVLRYKRESDNHRLNLTTIPPASQPSSKCSVKCEYCGEKARPSLDLTWVEEFQAAALFCCAQRQQLCKMLVKQRFLIEGRRDLGTSNLTSEEEKPTTEMEELLLQGKEMEDHNKFIVDLANALGEQSELRIEEEYLIQLPLAQTFAPTSKVLSFRLSCAPGNGCWTNSLKIKEKDLVVPFCDHKALQFGLCHHQDVGGFLQKHYSNGMKFLTMFPDGSAQVFYPSGLLALVIVVTKENGRVCIVYDDSQDPDQPIRAVFQSDGRATCYYSNGNIWLTLDRLGGQCLDETGARVRRWSWSSLSLSPTPLHPVFLSLNKTVGVRVLGKEQVFVSFLASGQQAKFSVGTCCAQCKCTSDGPVSGPSVLKEELLVLAARIKLHLVIRHLHQNLMAPSNPRLPKTTLAPSVHVFARRLLEVSTNVMMSESEKAFICRCLQDCV from the exons ATGAGCTTTCCTT GTGCCCCTGCTGCTTCATTAGATGTCAGTGAGTCACTCTGCGTCTTGGATGACCAT ACTGGTAAGAGGATACATGAAGGATGTCCACAGTCTGTCAGTGACCCACCCACCCATTGTATCGGAGCAGCAGGAGTCCTGAGGTACAAGCGGGAGTCTGACAACCACAGGCTAAACTTAACAACCATTCCTCCAGCG TCCCAGCCTTCATCAAAGTGCTCGGTAAAATGTGAGTACTGCGGGGAAAAGGCCAGACCTTCACTGGATCTAACATGGGTAGAGGAGTTTCAG GCAGCTGCACTCTTCTGCTGTGCCCAGCGACAGCAGCTGTGTAAAATGCTGGTGAAGCAGAGATTTTTGATTGAGGGGAGACGTGACCTGGGGACCAGCAATCTGAcatcagaggaggaaaagcCAACCACAGAGATGGAGGAGCTGCTCCTCCAAGGCAAGGAGATGGAGGATCACAACAAGTTTATCGTGGACTTAGCAAATGCACTGGG AGAACAATCAGAGCTGAGAATCGAGGAGGAGTACTTAATCCAACTTCCTCTAGCACAAACCT TTGCCCCGACATCAAAGGTCCTCAGTTTTCGGCTCTCTTGTGCTCCAGGAAACGGATGCTGGACAAACAGTTTGAAGATAAAAGAGAAAGACCTTGTGGTCCCTTTTTGTGACCACAAGGCACTTCAGTTTGGCTTATGTCATCATCAG GATGTAGGAGGATTTCTACAGAAACATTATTCCAATGGCATGAAATTTCTTACCATGTTCCCTGATGGCTCTGCTCAGGTTTT ttaTCCCTCAGGCCTCTTGGCTCTTGTTATCGTGGTCACGAAAGAGAATGGAAGGGTCTGCATCGTGTATGATGACAGCCAAGACCCTGACCAACCAATCAGAGCCGTGTTCCAGTCTGATGGCAGGGCGACATGTTACTACAGCAATGGAAACATATG GCTGACCTTAGACAGATTAGGTGGTCAGTGTTTGGATGAGACGGGTGCCAGAGTTCGACGGTGGAGCTGGAGCAGTCTGAGCCTTTCTCCCACTCCTCTGCATCCTGTCTTCCTGTCCCTCAACAAAACTGTTGGGGTCCGAGTCCTGGGAAAGGAACAAGTATTTGTCTCGTTCCTTGCAAGTGGTCAACAGGCAAAGTTCAGTGTGGGTACCTGCTGTGCTCAG TGTAAATGCACTAGTGACGGGCCTGTTTCGGGACCATCAGTATTGAAGGAGGAGCTATTAGTGCTGGCAGCCAGGATTAAACTCCACCTGGTCATTCGGCATCTTCACCAGAACCTGATGGCACCCTCCAATCCACGGCTGCCAAAGACCACACTAGCACCCAGCGTCCATGTTTTTGCCCGAAGACTTCTGGAAGTCAGCACTAACGTGATGATGAGTGAGAGCGAAAAGGCTTTTATCTGTAGGTGCCTTCAGGATTGTGTCTGA
- the selenot1a gene encoding thioredoxin reductase-like selenoprotein T1a, producing the protein MAMKWLRFSLLALGVFSLCCATSGDSSGVKKMKMQFATGPLLKFQICISUGYKRVFEEYTQALYQRYPDIRIEGENYLPIPLYRHIASFLSVFKLLVIGLIIIGRDPFTLFGMQAPGIWEWGQGNKIYACMMVFFLSNMIENQLMSTGAFEITLNDVPVWSKLESGHLPSMQQLVQILDNEMKMNVHMNTRPHHHS; encoded by the exons ATGGCGATGAAGTGGTTGCGTTTTTCGCTCCTCGCATTGGGGGTTTTCTCGCTGTGCTGCGCCACATCAGGTGACAGCAGCGGcgtgaagaagatgaagatgcaGTTTGCGACGGGACCTCTTCTCAAGTTTCAAATTTG CATTTCCTGAGGGTACAAGCGGGTGTTTGAGGAGTACACGCAGGCCTTGTACCAGCGGTACCCAGACATCCGCATTGAAGGGGAGAACTATCTTCCTATCCCCCTCTATCG ACACATTGcttccttcctgtctgtgttcAAACTGCTGGTGATTGGGCTGATTATTATCGGCAGGGACCCATTCACCCTCTTCGGTATGCAAGCCCCGGGCATCTGGGAATGGGGCCAGGGAAATAAG ATATATGCCTGCATGATGGTGTTCTTCCTCAGTAATATGATTGAAAACCAGTTAATGTCCACAGGAGCTTTTGAAATCACATTAAATG ATGTGCCAGTGTGGTCAAAACTGGAGTCTGGTCACCTGCCCTCCATGCAGCAGCTTGTGCAAATTTTGGACAATGAGATGAAGATGAACGTTCACATGAATACAAGACCACACCACCATTCCTAA
- the LOC122993290 gene encoding proteoglycan 4-like isoform X1, with amino-acid sequence MIRKGKRKSATFYLATAVILICYLAQMIDCYRLRKTDRRKEADATKMIGVQEGKIVFGKVFEKGSSLESQVIDQTKSSSNASVEDETAYQADFTGWSKGQTQDASSRESLWKRMGSSLQCGGDQMKFRAVGPGASQFKVEQGNAPPMPLSQVPSTCGYSMQRNSLALVMLVPYDGCNMVQEGGSYVLPMRWQGIPVSLRCPKPAATAPATAATQHPSPQAPQEPQAPQEPQAPQEPQAPQEPQAPQEPQAPQEPQAPQEPSPPSYFFPPYMPYPQYPSVVDPTMTKKPEMPKFPQFPNFFPYSYFSPPLPVTTTAPTTPKSTTTAKPAAAVPHQMYPYFNPPVFFPPFQWPFPGPLPTTAKPASTTKLTTQVTAAKPQSPQFPPQMPVFPPFQWPFPGPLPTTAKPASTTKLTTQVTAAKPQSPQFPPQMPVFPPFQWPFPGPLPTTAKPASTTKLTTQVTAAKPQSPQFPPQMPVFPPFQWPFPGPLPTTAKPASTTKLTTQVTAAKPQSPQFPPQMSFFPPFYQHLVPFPQDTTPEPVTPTSTTTTQKTDPQPTQVLPHDHPHVHVPFPFMPYPPPQFGLLQH; translated from the exons ATGATACgtaaaggaaaaaggaaaagtgcTACTTTTTACTTGGCCACAGCTGTTATTCTGATATGTTATTTAGCGCAGATGATAGACTGTTACCGATTGAGGAAAACAGACAGGCGAAAAGAAGCTGATGCCACTAAAATGATAGGTGTCCAAGAGGGGAAAATTGTGTTCGGGAAAGTGTTTGAGAAAGGATCAAGCCTTGAGTCTCAAGTCATAGACCAGACCAAGTCATCTTCAAATGCTTCTGTGGAGGATGAAACTGCTTATCAAGCAGACTTTACAG GCTGGTCTAAAGGCCAAACACAAGATGCCAGTTCCAGAGAATCATTATGGAAGCGCATGGGATCTTCCCTGCAGTGTGGTGGGGACCAGATGAAGTTCAGAGCGGTGGGACCAGGAGCATCACAGTTTAAAGTGGAGCAAG GGAATGCACCTCCAATGCCCCTATCCCAGGTCCCTTCAACTTGTGGCTACAGTATGCAGAGGAACTCACTTGCACTTGTCATGTTGGTTCCTTATGATGGCTGCAATATGGTTCAAgag GGTGGAAGTTATGTGCTGCCAATGCGTTGGCAGGGAATTCCAGTCTCTCTGAGGTGCCCCAAACCTGCAGCGACTGCTCCTGCAACTGCTGCCACACAACATCCTTCCCCACAGGCGCCTCAAGAGCCCCAGGCGCCTCAAGAGCCCCAGGCGCCTCAAGAGCCCCAGGCGCCTCAAGAGCCCCAGGCGCCTCAAGAGCCCCAGGCGCCTCAAGAGCCCCAGGCGCCTCAAGAGCCCAGTCCCCCATCATATTTCTTTCCACCCTACATGCCTTATCCTCAGTACCCTTCAGTGGTAGACCCTACAATGACCAAGAAACCTGAAATGCCTAAATTTCCACAATTTCCCAATTTCTTCCCTTATTCCTacttctctccccctcttccaGTCACGACAACTGCACCAACTACGCCTAAATCGACTACCACTGCAAAGCCAGCAGCCGCAGTTCCTCACCAAATGTACCCTTATTTCAACCCACCAGTTTTCTTCCCTCCCTTTCAATGGCCCTTTCCAGGGCCTCTGCCGACGACTGCCAAACCAGCAAGTACCACCAAACTCACTACTCAAGTGACTGCGGCTAAACCACAGTCACCACAGTTTCCACCACAAATGCCTGTCTTCCCTCCCTTTCAATGGCCCTTTCCAGGGCCTCTGCCGACGACTGCCAAACCAGCAAGTACCACCAAACTCACTACTCAAGTGACTGCGGCTAAACCACAGTCACCACAGTTTCCACCACAAATGCCTGTCTTCCCTCCCTTTCAATGGCCCTTTCCAGGGCCTCTGCCGACGACTGCCAAACCAGCAAGTACCACCAAACTCACTACTCAAGTGACTGCGGCTAAACCACAGTCACCACAGTTTCCACCTCAAATGCCTGTCTTCCCTCCCTTTCAATGGCCCTTTCCAGGGCCTCTGCCGACGACTGCCAAACCAGCAAGTACCACCAAACTCACTACTCAAGTGACTGCGGCTAAACCACAGTCACCACAGTTTCCGCCAcaaatgtctttctttcctcccttttaCCAGCACCTTGTACCCTTTCCACAAGACACAACCCCTGAGCCAGTGACACCAACATCAACCACAACAACTCAGAAAACTGACCCTCAACCGACACAGGTGCTGCCGCACGATCACCCACATGTCCATGTTCCATTTCCATTTATGCCGTATCCCCCTCCTCAGTTTGGCCTACTACAACACTGA
- the LOC122993291 gene encoding glutamate-rich protein 6 isoform X2, giving the protein MSFPCAPAASLDVSESLCVLDDHRIHEGCPQSVSDPPTHCIGAAGVLRYKRESDNHRLNLTTIPPASQPSSKCSVKCEYCGEKARPSLDLTWVEEFQAAALFCCAQRQQLCKMLVKQRFLIEGRRDLGTSNLTSEEEKPTTEMEELLLQGKEMEDHNKFIVDLANALGEQSELRIEEEYLIQLPLAQTFAPTSKVLSFRLSCAPGNGCWTNSLKIKEKDLVVPFCDHKALQFGLCHHQDVGGFLQKHYSNGMKFLTMFPDGSAQVFYPSGLLALVIVVTKENGRVCIVYDDSQDPDQPIRAVFQSDGRATCYYSNGNIWLTLDRLGGQCLDETGARVRRWSWSSLSLSPTPLHPVFLSLNKTVGVRVLGKEQVFVSFLASGQQAKFSVGTCCAQCKCTSDGPVSGPSVLKEELLVLAARIKLHLVIRHLHQNLMAPSNPRLPKTTLAPSVHVFARRLLEVSTNVMMSESEKAFICRCLQDCV; this is encoded by the exons ATGAGCTTTCCTT GTGCCCCTGCTGCTTCATTAGATGTCAGTGAGTCACTCTGCGTCTTGGATGACCAT AGGATACATGAAGGATGTCCACAGTCTGTCAGTGACCCACCCACCCATTGTATCGGAGCAGCAGGAGTCCTGAGGTACAAGCGGGAGTCTGACAACCACAGGCTAAACTTAACAACCATTCCTCCAGCG TCCCAGCCTTCATCAAAGTGCTCGGTAAAATGTGAGTACTGCGGGGAAAAGGCCAGACCTTCACTGGATCTAACATGGGTAGAGGAGTTTCAG GCAGCTGCACTCTTCTGCTGTGCCCAGCGACAGCAGCTGTGTAAAATGCTGGTGAAGCAGAGATTTTTGATTGAGGGGAGACGTGACCTGGGGACCAGCAATCTGAcatcagaggaggaaaagcCAACCACAGAGATGGAGGAGCTGCTCCTCCAAGGCAAGGAGATGGAGGATCACAACAAGTTTATCGTGGACTTAGCAAATGCACTGGG AGAACAATCAGAGCTGAGAATCGAGGAGGAGTACTTAATCCAACTTCCTCTAGCACAAACCT TTGCCCCGACATCAAAGGTCCTCAGTTTTCGGCTCTCTTGTGCTCCAGGAAACGGATGCTGGACAAACAGTTTGAAGATAAAAGAGAAAGACCTTGTGGTCCCTTTTTGTGACCACAAGGCACTTCAGTTTGGCTTATGTCATCATCAG GATGTAGGAGGATTTCTACAGAAACATTATTCCAATGGCATGAAATTTCTTACCATGTTCCCTGATGGCTCTGCTCAGGTTTT ttaTCCCTCAGGCCTCTTGGCTCTTGTTATCGTGGTCACGAAAGAGAATGGAAGGGTCTGCATCGTGTATGATGACAGCCAAGACCCTGACCAACCAATCAGAGCCGTGTTCCAGTCTGATGGCAGGGCGACATGTTACTACAGCAATGGAAACATATG GCTGACCTTAGACAGATTAGGTGGTCAGTGTTTGGATGAGACGGGTGCCAGAGTTCGACGGTGGAGCTGGAGCAGTCTGAGCCTTTCTCCCACTCCTCTGCATCCTGTCTTCCTGTCCCTCAACAAAACTGTTGGGGTCCGAGTCCTGGGAAAGGAACAAGTATTTGTCTCGTTCCTTGCAAGTGGTCAACAGGCAAAGTTCAGTGTGGGTACCTGCTGTGCTCAG TGTAAATGCACTAGTGACGGGCCTGTTTCGGGACCATCAGTATTGAAGGAGGAGCTATTAGTGCTGGCAGCCAGGATTAAACTCCACCTGGTCATTCGGCATCTTCACCAGAACCTGATGGCACCCTCCAATCCACGGCTGCCAAAGACCACACTAGCACCCAGCGTCCATGTTTTTGCCCGAAGACTTCTGGAAGTCAGCACTAACGTGATGATGAGTGAGAGCGAAAAGGCTTTTATCTGTAGGTGCCTTCAGGATTGTGTCTGA
- the LOC122993290 gene encoding proteoglycan 4-like isoform X2 — protein MIRKGKRKSATFYLATAVILICYLAQMIDCYRLRKTDRRKEADATKMIGVQEGKIVFGKVFEKGSSLESQVIDQTKSSSNASVEDETAYQADFTGWSKGQTQDASSRESLWKRMGSSLQCGGDQMKFRAVGPGASQFKVEQGNAPPMPLSQVPSTCGYSMQRNSLALVMLVPYDGCNMVQEGGSYVLPMRWQGIPVSLRCPKPAATAPATAATQHPSPQAPQEPQAPQEPQAPQEPQAPQEPQAPQEPSPPSYFFPPYMPYPQYPSVVDPTMTKKPEMPKFPQFPNFFPYSYFSPPLPVTTTAPTTPKSTTTAKPAAAVPHQMYPYFNPPVFFPPFQWPFPGPLPTTAKPASTTKLTTQVTAAKPQSPQFPPQMPVFPPFQWPFPGPLPTTAKPASTTKLTTQVTAAKPQSPQFPPQMPVFPPFQWPFPGPLPTTAKPASTTKLTTQVTAAKPQSPQFPPQMPVFPPFQWPFPGPLPTTAKPASTTKLTTQVTAAKPQSPQFPPQMSFFPPFYQHLVPFPQDTTPEPVTPTSTTTTQKTDPQPTQVLPHDHPHVHVPFPFMPYPPPQFGLLQH, from the exons ATGATACgtaaaggaaaaaggaaaagtgcTACTTTTTACTTGGCCACAGCTGTTATTCTGATATGTTATTTAGCGCAGATGATAGACTGTTACCGATTGAGGAAAACAGACAGGCGAAAAGAAGCTGATGCCACTAAAATGATAGGTGTCCAAGAGGGGAAAATTGTGTTCGGGAAAGTGTTTGAGAAAGGATCAAGCCTTGAGTCTCAAGTCATAGACCAGACCAAGTCATCTTCAAATGCTTCTGTGGAGGATGAAACTGCTTATCAAGCAGACTTTACAG GCTGGTCTAAAGGCCAAACACAAGATGCCAGTTCCAGAGAATCATTATGGAAGCGCATGGGATCTTCCCTGCAGTGTGGTGGGGACCAGATGAAGTTCAGAGCGGTGGGACCAGGAGCATCACAGTTTAAAGTGGAGCAAG GGAATGCACCTCCAATGCCCCTATCCCAGGTCCCTTCAACTTGTGGCTACAGTATGCAGAGGAACTCACTTGCACTTGTCATGTTGGTTCCTTATGATGGCTGCAATATGGTTCAAgag GGTGGAAGTTATGTGCTGCCAATGCGTTGGCAGGGAATTCCAGTCTCTCTGAGGTGCCCCAAACCTGCAGCGACTGCTCCTGCAACTGCTGCCACACAACATCCTTCCCCACAGGCGCCTCAAGAGCCCCAGGCGCCTCAAGAGCCCCAGGCGCCTCAAGAGCCCCAGGCGCCTCAAGAGCCCCAG GCGCCTCAAGAGCCCAGTCCCCCATCATATTTCTTTCCACCCTACATGCCTTATCCTCAGTACCCTTCAGTGGTAGACCCTACAATGACCAAGAAACCTGAAATGCCTAAATTTCCACAATTTCCCAATTTCTTCCCTTATTCCTacttctctccccctcttccaGTCACGACAACTGCACCAACTACGCCTAAATCGACTACCACTGCAAAGCCAGCAGCCGCAGTTCCTCACCAAATGTACCCTTATTTCAACCCACCAGTTTTCTTCCCTCCCTTTCAATGGCCCTTTCCAGGGCCTCTGCCGACGACTGCCAAACCAGCAAGTACCACCAAACTCACTACTCAAGTGACTGCGGCTAAACCACAGTCACCACAGTTTCCACCACAAATGCCTGTCTTCCCTCCCTTTCAATGGCCCTTTCCAGGGCCTCTGCCGACGACTGCCAAACCAGCAAGTACCACCAAACTCACTACTCAAGTGACTGCGGCTAAACCACAGTCACCACAGTTTCCACCACAAATGCCTGTCTTCCCTCCCTTTCAATGGCCCTTTCCAGGGCCTCTGCCGACGACTGCCAAACCAGCAAGTACCACCAAACTCACTACTCAAGTGACTGCGGCTAAACCACAGTCACCACAGTTTCCACCTCAAATGCCTGTCTTCCCTCCCTTTCAATGGCCCTTTCCAGGGCCTCTGCCGACGACTGCCAAACCAGCAAGTACCACCAAACTCACTACTCAAGTGACTGCGGCTAAACCACAGTCACCACAGTTTCCGCCAcaaatgtctttctttcctcccttttaCCAGCACCTTGTACCCTTTCCACAAGACACAACCCCTGAGCCAGTGACACCAACATCAACCACAACAACTCAGAAAACTGACCCTCAACCGACACAGGTGCTGCCGCACGATCACCCACATGTCCATGTTCCATTTCCATTTATGCCGTATCCCCCTCCTCAGTTTGGCCTACTACAACACTGA